A single region of the Musa acuminata AAA Group cultivar baxijiao chromosome BXJ1-11, Cavendish_Baxijiao_AAA, whole genome shotgun sequence genome encodes:
- the LOC103970523 gene encoding villin-2 isoform X1: MSSSTKSLDPAFQGAGQKVGTEIWRIENFQPVPLPKSDYGKFYSGDSYIILQTTSGKGGYGYDTHFWIGKDSSQDEAGTAAIKTVELDAVLGGRAVQHRELQGFESDKFLSYFKPCIIPLEGGFTSGFKKPEEQKFETRLYICRGKRVAKIKQVPFARSSLNHDDVFILDTEKKIYQFNGANSNVQERAKALEVIQHLKDKYHDGTCDVAIIDDGKLQAESDSGEFWVLFGGFAPIGKKVFTEDDLVLETAPVKIYSITGGQLKLEEDNPSKALLENNKCYLLDCGAEIFVWVGRVTQVDDRKAASKAAEDFIIDQNRPKMTRITQVIQGYETQSFKSNFESWPVGTGTGTGTSSGDEARGKVAALLKQQGVDVKGAPKGSLVSEEIPPLIEGNEKLEVWLINGNAKTPIPKEEIGKFYSGDCYIVLCTYRAGEKKEEYYLCCWIGKDSIQDDRVMSTRLCNTIWNSLKGRPVQGCVFQGKEPPQFIALFQPMVVLKGGISSGYKKFLADKNLNDETYTSDSIALIQVSGTSVHNNKAVQVDAVAASLSSNDCFLLQSGSSLFAWNGNSSTTQQQQWAARVAEFLKPGVALKHTKEGTESSAFWFALGGKQSYTSKKVIQDIVSDPHLYTISYVKGWSHFLSEAYFVFPCVAFDIIIYMWIYIFIAESDVFILFI; encoded by the exons ACAACTTCTGGCAAAGGTGGTTATGGATATGACACCCACTTTTGGATTGGAAAAGATTCAAGCCAA GATGAAGCTGGAACTGCAGCAATCAAAACAGTTGAACTTGATGCAGTCCTTGGAGGGCGTGCTGTTCAACACAGGGAACTTCAAGGGTTCGAATCAGACAagtttttatcatattttaaacCATGCATTATTCCTCTTGAAGGAGGTTTTACCTCAGGATTCAAAAAGCCTGAAGAACAAAAGTTTGAAACGCGACTATATATTTGTAGAGGAAAACGTGTTGCCAAAATTAAGCAG GTTCCTTTTGCTCGCTCATCTTTGAATCATGATGATGTGTTTATACTGGATACTGAGAAGAAAATATATCAATTTAATGGTGCTAATTCCAATGTTCAAGAAAGAGCTAAGGCCCTGGAAGTAATTCAACATTTGAAAGACAAGTATCATGACGGAACATGTGATGTTGCAATTATTG ATGATGGAAAGCTACAAGCAGAGTCAGACTCTGGTGAATTCTGGGTGCTCTTTGGTGGCTTTGCACCCATTGGCAAAAAGGTTTTCACTGAAGATGACCTTGTTCTGGAAACTGCTCCTGTGAAAATTTATAG TATAACTGGTGGCCAGTTGAAGTTGGAAGAAGACAATCCTTCTAAAGCACTTTTGGAGAACAATAAATGCTATTTACTGGATTGTGgagctgaaatatttgtttgggtTGGTCGGGTAACTCAGGTTGATGACAGAAAAGCTGCAAGTAAAGCTGCTGAG GACTTCATCATTGATCAAAATAGACCAAAGATGACACGCATAACTCAAGTTATTCAAGGTTATGAGACACAATCATTTAAATCCAACTTTGAGTCATGGCCAGTGGGTACAGGAACAGGAACTGGAACCTCTAGTGGAGATGAGGCTAGGGGAAAAGTAGCAG CTTTGTTAAAGCAGCAGGGTGTTGATGTGAAGGGAGCACCAAAAGGCTCACTTGTAAGTGAGGAAATTCCCCCACTAATTGAAGGGAATGAAAAACTTGAG GTTTGGCTCATCAATGGCAACGCAAAGACCCCAATTCCTAAGGAAGAGATTGGTAAGTTCTACAGTGGAGATTGTTACATTGTGCTTTGTACTTATCGTGCTggtgagaagaaagaagaatactACTTATGCTGCTGGATCGGGAAAGACAGTATTCAG GATGATCGTGTGATGTCTACTCGGTTGTGTAATACAATTTGGAACTCTTTGAAAGGAAGACCTGTGCAG GGCTGTGTCTTTCAAGGCAAAGAGCCACCACAGTTTATTGCACTCTTTCAGCCTATGGTTGTCCTGAAG GGTGGAATCAGCTCTGGATACAAAAAGTTTCTAGCCGACAAGAACCTGAATGATGAAACTTATACCTCAGATAGCATTGCACTAATTCAAGTATCTGGTACATCAGTCCATAACAACAAAGCAGTTCAAGTTGATGCG GTGGCAGCATCTTTAAGCTCCAACGATTGTTTTCTTTTGCAATCTGGGAGTTCTCTATTTGCTTGGAATGGAAACTCAagtactactcaacaacagcaatGGGCTGCAAGAGTCGCAGAATTTTTGAAG CCGGGTGTTGCACTGAAGCACACCAAGGAGGGAACGGAGAGCTCGGCTTTCTGGTTTGCTCTTGGTGGAAAACAAAGCTATACTAGCAAAAAGGTCATTCAAGATATTGTTAGTGATCCTCACCTGTACACCATCTCATATGTTAAAGGTTGGTCTCATTTTCTAAGTGAAGCCTATTTTGTTTTCCCTTGTGTTGCTTTTGATATAATCATATACATGTGGATCTACATCTTCATTGCTGAATCTGATGTCTTCATAttgttcatatga
- the LOC103970523 gene encoding villin-2 isoform X2, which yields MSSSTKSLDPAFQGAGQKVGTEIWRIENFQPVPLPKSDYGKFYSGDSYIILQTTSGKGGYGYDTHFWIGKDSSQDEAGTAAIKTVELDAVLGGRAVQHRELQGFESDKFLSYFKPCIIPLEGGFTSGFKKPEEQKFETRLYICRGKRVAKIKQVPFARSSLNHDDVFILDTEKKIYQFNGANSNVQERAKALEVIQHLKDKYHDGTCDVAIIDDGKLQAESDSGEFWVLFGGFAPIGKKVFTEDDLVLETAPVKIYSITGGQLKLEEDNPSKALLENNKCYLLDCGAEIFVWVGRVTQVDDRKAASKAAEDFIIDQNRPKMTRITQVIQGYETQSFKSNFESWPVGTGTGTGTSSGDEARGKVAALLKQQGVDVKGAPKGSLVSEEIPPLIEGNEKLEVWLINGNAKTPIPKEEIGKFYSGDCYIVLCTYRAGEKKEEYYLCCWIGKDSIQDDRVMSTRLCNTIWNSLKGRPVQGCVFQGKEPPQFIALFQPMVVLKGGISSGYKKFLADKNLNDETYTSDSIALIQVSGTSVHNNKAVQVDAVAASLSSNDCFLLQSGSSLFAWNGNSSTTQQQQWAARVAEFLKPGVALKHTKEGTESSAFWFALGGKQSYTSKKVIQDIVSDPHLYTISYVKGNLEFTEVFNFSQDDLLTEDMLILDTHSEVFVWVGQYVDSKEKQKAFHIGQKYVDLAVSLEGLSSDVPIYVVIEGYEPCFFTTYFSWNSAKAIAQGNSFQKKLSLLFGPVMHASESNKPNNVNHNGPTQRASALAALSSAFNPSSSSLLQSNNKPNNVNHGGPTQRATALAALTSAFNPSSSSLPQSNYKANDVNHDGPTQRASALAALSSAFNPTSSTKTLVPKPSGPRQGSQRAAAVAALSSVLTAEHKSADSDTSTARISRSPSPGPRVAVTVPLRTQSVDSGLENLLESSAGKETIELDGYQSENNVLDTEATEDSNKGEPGGECTYSYEQLRATSSNPVRGIDYKRREVYLSDAEFQTVFGMTKELFYQQPQWKQDVQKRKKELF from the exons ACAACTTCTGGCAAAGGTGGTTATGGATATGACACCCACTTTTGGATTGGAAAAGATTCAAGCCAA GATGAAGCTGGAACTGCAGCAATCAAAACAGTTGAACTTGATGCAGTCCTTGGAGGGCGTGCTGTTCAACACAGGGAACTTCAAGGGTTCGAATCAGACAagtttttatcatattttaaacCATGCATTATTCCTCTTGAAGGAGGTTTTACCTCAGGATTCAAAAAGCCTGAAGAACAAAAGTTTGAAACGCGACTATATATTTGTAGAGGAAAACGTGTTGCCAAAATTAAGCAG GTTCCTTTTGCTCGCTCATCTTTGAATCATGATGATGTGTTTATACTGGATACTGAGAAGAAAATATATCAATTTAATGGTGCTAATTCCAATGTTCAAGAAAGAGCTAAGGCCCTGGAAGTAATTCAACATTTGAAAGACAAGTATCATGACGGAACATGTGATGTTGCAATTATTG ATGATGGAAAGCTACAAGCAGAGTCAGACTCTGGTGAATTCTGGGTGCTCTTTGGTGGCTTTGCACCCATTGGCAAAAAGGTTTTCACTGAAGATGACCTTGTTCTGGAAACTGCTCCTGTGAAAATTTATAG TATAACTGGTGGCCAGTTGAAGTTGGAAGAAGACAATCCTTCTAAAGCACTTTTGGAGAACAATAAATGCTATTTACTGGATTGTGgagctgaaatatttgtttgggtTGGTCGGGTAACTCAGGTTGATGACAGAAAAGCTGCAAGTAAAGCTGCTGAG GACTTCATCATTGATCAAAATAGACCAAAGATGACACGCATAACTCAAGTTATTCAAGGTTATGAGACACAATCATTTAAATCCAACTTTGAGTCATGGCCAGTGGGTACAGGAACAGGAACTGGAACCTCTAGTGGAGATGAGGCTAGGGGAAAAGTAGCAG CTTTGTTAAAGCAGCAGGGTGTTGATGTGAAGGGAGCACCAAAAGGCTCACTTGTAAGTGAGGAAATTCCCCCACTAATTGAAGGGAATGAAAAACTTGAG GTTTGGCTCATCAATGGCAACGCAAAGACCCCAATTCCTAAGGAAGAGATTGGTAAGTTCTACAGTGGAGATTGTTACATTGTGCTTTGTACTTATCGTGCTggtgagaagaaagaagaatactACTTATGCTGCTGGATCGGGAAAGACAGTATTCAG GATGATCGTGTGATGTCTACTCGGTTGTGTAATACAATTTGGAACTCTTTGAAAGGAAGACCTGTGCAG GGCTGTGTCTTTCAAGGCAAAGAGCCACCACAGTTTATTGCACTCTTTCAGCCTATGGTTGTCCTGAAG GGTGGAATCAGCTCTGGATACAAAAAGTTTCTAGCCGACAAGAACCTGAATGATGAAACTTATACCTCAGATAGCATTGCACTAATTCAAGTATCTGGTACATCAGTCCATAACAACAAAGCAGTTCAAGTTGATGCG GTGGCAGCATCTTTAAGCTCCAACGATTGTTTTCTTTTGCAATCTGGGAGTTCTCTATTTGCTTGGAATGGAAACTCAagtactactcaacaacagcaatGGGCTGCAAGAGTCGCAGAATTTTTGAAG CCGGGTGTTGCACTGAAGCACACCAAGGAGGGAACGGAGAGCTCGGCTTTCTGGTTTGCTCTTGGTGGAAAACAAAGCTATACTAGCAAAAAGGTCATTCAAGATATTGTTAGTGATCCTCACCTGTACACCATCTCATATGTTAAAG GAAACCTTGAG TTCACTGAAGTTTTCAATTTTTCTCAAGATGATTTACTGACTGAGGACATGTTAATACTTGACACCCATTCTGAGGTCTTTGTTTGGGTTGGTCAGTATGTGGATTCCAAGGAGAAACAAAAGGCATTTCATATTGGACAG AAATATGTTGACCTTGCAGTATCACTAGAAGGTTTATCCTCTGATGTGCCGATTTATGTAGTCATAGAAGGTTATGAACCATGTTTCTTCACGACATACTTCTCTTGGAATAGTGCAAAGGCAATT GCTCAAGGAAATTCTTTCCAGAAGAAACTTTCACTTCTTTTTGGTCCAGTGATGCATGCTTCAGAG TCTAACAAGCCTAATAATGTGAATCATAATGGACCAACACAAAGAGCATCAGCTTTAGCAGCCCTCTCCTCTGCATTCAATCCATCTTCAAGCAGTTTGCTGCAGTCAAACAACAAGCCTAATAATGTGAATCATGGTGGACCCACTCAGCGAGCTACAGCTTTAGCAGCCCTCACTTCCGCATTCAATCCATCTTCAAGCAGTTTGCCACAATCAAACTACAAGGCTAATGATGTGAATCACGATGGACCCACTCAAAGAGCATCAGCTTTAGCAGCCCTATCCTCCGCATTCAATCCAACTTCAAGCACCAAAACTTTAGTTCCAAAGCCATCAGGTCCAAGACAAGGGTCACAGCGAGCAGCTGCAGTTGCTGCACTATCTTCCGTTTTGACTGCTGAACACAAAAGCGCTGATTCTGATACTTCTACTGCAAGAATCAGCAGAAGCCCTTCTCCAGGCCCAAGAGTGGCTGTCACTG TTCCTTTGAGAACTCAAAGTGTGGACTCGGGGTTGGAAAATCTTCTGGAGTCTTCTGCAGGAAAGGAAACCATCGAACTAGACGGTTATCAATCAGAGAACAATGTTCTTGATACAGAGGCAACAGAAGATTCAAATAAAGGTGAACCAGGTGGTGAATGTACCTATAGTTACGAGCAGCTGAGAGCCACGTCCAGCAATCCTGTCAGAGGAATCGATTATAAACGGAGAGAG GTTTACTTATCTGATGCCGAGTTCCAAACCGTTTTCGGTATGACTAAAGAATTATTTTATCAACAACCTCAGTGGAAGCAGGACGTTCAGAAAAGAAAGAAGGAACTCTTCTAA